In Papaver somniferum cultivar HN1 chromosome 1, ASM357369v1, whole genome shotgun sequence, a genomic segment contains:
- the LOC113303159 gene encoding 60S ribosomal protein L7-4-like translates to MGGEIKAETMVPEHVLKKNKRDEEWSLAEKTAQEVQKKKNSESRKLIYKRAEQYAKEYKEQERELIRLKREAKLKGGFYVNPEAKLLFIVRIRGINAMDPKTKKILQLFRLRQIFNGVFLKVNKATLQMLQRVGPYVTYGYPNLKTVKELIYKRGYGKLNKRRTALTDNSIVEQGLGKYGIICVEDLIHEIMTVGPHFKQANNFLWPFKLSAPLGGLKKKRNHYVEGGDAGNREDYINKLVRRMN, encoded by the exons ATGGGTGGGGAAATCAAGGCAGAGACTATGGTTCCAGAGCATGTCTTGAAAAAGAATAAGAGAGATGAAGAATGGTCTTTGGCAGAGAAAACTGCccaagaagttcagaagaaaaaGAACTCTGAAAGCAGAAAGCTCATCTACAAGAGGGCTGAGCAGTATGCTAAGGAATACAAAGAGCAG GAGAGGGAATTGATCAGGTTGAAACGCGAGGCTAAGCTAAAAGGAGGATTCTATGTTAACCCTGAAGCCAAATTGCTCTTTATTGTCCGTATTCGTGG TATTAATGCTATGGACCCAAAGACCAAGAAGATATTGCAGCTTTTCCGTTTGAGACAG ATCTTCAATGGTGTATTTCTTAAAGTGAACAAAGCTACTTTACAGATGTTGCAAAGAGTTGGTCCATATGTAACTTATGG ATACCCAAATCTCAAAACTGTCAAGGAATTGATCTACAAGAGAGGTTATGGAAAGCTGAACAAGCGAAGGACAGCCTTGACTGATAATTCTATTGTTGAACAG GGTCTTGGCAAGTACGGCATCATCTGTGTTGAGGATTTGATTCATGAGATCATGACTGTTGGCCCTCACTTCAAGCAAGCCAACAACTTCTTATGGCCGTTCAAATTGAGTGCTCCTCTAGGTggtttgaagaagaagagaaaccaCTACGTAGAAGGTGGTGATGCTGGTAACCGTGAGGACTACATCAACAAACTTGTCAGGAGAATGAATTAG